One segment of Elusimicrobiota bacterium DNA contains the following:
- a CDS encoding glycosyltransferase, with product MTAQCAPLNDARISIILTCYNEAKYLERAVRRIRALFAHLNHVHEIIVVDDGSSEQEFSLLTELQRRENIILLRNPENSGRGASVIKGFQSASAPIVGYIDTDLEIPEIGIAPLVIALSQGACDAAIGVRIDVSPWSMSTAFRRMLTAGYKAIVNTLLQAQGYDTTCGLKFFKRSAILPVLAEVEDMRWFFDTELIVRAIQKGLVVRQFPVILERDTSKKSSMSLAHAAIFEHLRPILRFWWSGLARRRAEPLPK from the coding sequence ATGACTGCGCAATGCGCTCCACTGAACGACGCCCGGATCAGCATCATCCTCACCTGCTACAACGAGGCAAAATACCTCGAACGCGCCGTCCGCAGAATCCGCGCATTGTTCGCCCACCTGAACCACGTCCATGAAATCATCGTTGTCGACGACGGGAGCAGTGAGCAAGAGTTTTCCCTGCTGACCGAGCTCCAAAGACGGGAGAACATCATCCTCCTCCGCAATCCGGAGAACTCCGGGCGGGGGGCATCCGTCATCAAAGGGTTCCAGTCGGCTTCTGCGCCGATCGTCGGCTACATCGACACCGATCTCGAAATCCCCGAAATTGGCATAGCGCCGCTCGTCATCGCCCTCTCTCAAGGCGCGTGTGATGCCGCCATCGGAGTGAGGATCGACGTCAGCCCCTGGTCCATGAGCACCGCCTTCAGGAGAATGCTCACCGCAGGGTACAAAGCCATCGTCAACACCCTCCTGCAGGCGCAAGGGTACGACACGACCTGCGGGCTGAAGTTCTTCAAGCGTAGCGCCATCCTTCCCGTCCTCGCCGAAGTCGAAGACATGCGCTGGTTCTTCGACACGGAACTGATCGTCCGGGCGATTCAGAAAGGCCTCGTCGTCCGGCAATTTCCCGTCATCCTTGAGAGAGATACCTCAAAAAAATCCTCAATGAGCCTCGCGCATGCAGCCATCTTCGAGCATCTGCGGCCCATCCTCCGATTCTGGTGGAGCGGTCTCGCGCGGCGCCGAGCAGAGCCCCTCCCAAAATGA